DNA from Variovorax sp. PBL-H6:
GAATAATGGCAATGCCAAGTCCCGCTTCGACCATCCGGCAGACCGCATCGAAGCTGCTGACCGAGACGGTGGGCGCAAAGCGCTTCTCCAGCGCCGCGGCCCGCTCGACCAGAGAGCGGTCGAGCGCACCGCCGGCATGCACGCCAACCAGCGGGTACGTCAAGGCCACTCCGAACGGAATTTTTCCCTCACTCGCCAGCGCATGCCCAGTCGGGACGACGACATGCAACGGGTCGACTGCAAAGCGCCAGGCGTCGATGCCCGACGGCAAGGACGTCTCGACGCCCACGCCCACATCCGCTCGATCGTCGAGGCACGCACGCAGCACGTCCCGGGTGTCCTGCTCGTGCAGCGACACGGTGACTCCGGGATAAGTGGCCATGAAACGTTGCAACCGCTCGGGCAGGAAGCCAACAACGGCGGACATGTTCGCGTACAGCCTCACGAGGCCGCGGACCTCGGCCCCCTCGAGCTGCACCTCGCGCACCAGCGCTTGCAGCTCATCGTCGATGCGCTCGCCCTTTGCCAGCACCAGCCGGCCGGCATCGGTCAGAGTGACGCCGCGAGGCGAGCGCACGAGCAGGGGCGTATCAAAGGCGTGTTCCAGATCGGCCAGTCGGCGACTCAAGGCCGAAGGCGCGATGTGCTCGAGTTGCGCTGCGCGCACGATCGATCCCGCACGCGCCGCCGAAACAAACAGCCTCACGCTGTAGGAGTCGATGCGACGGGTCATAGAACCGATGGTACGACCAGAGAGACCGCTGCAGACCAGCGGTCCGTGAAGGGCCGCTTCAGACTGGGTGCAGTCACTCAGGTTCGTCCCGCTCGCCGACTGCTGCGCAAGCTATACCAGCCCTTGAGAGCACGCGCAACGAAAAAGTAGTTCACGGCATATGATCAGGTGGCATCGAAGAGCGCCTTCGCTCCGGCGAGCAGCGCTAGGGCAAGTGCCTTGTCTGTATCCTCATACTTGAGCTGCCGCATCAGATAGGCATACGCGGTCACGGCTATTTCTCTGTTTCCAGCAGCTGCGCGACCCGCCCAAGCCCGGCACTCCCGGACAAAGGTCTCGGCGGGACATCCCTGCACGTACCGGTCAAGATTGCCCCACGCGGCGGCCTGCGCATGAGTCGGCCATGCGCCGCCTCGAAGCGGACCCTTTGGATGGAACAGAAGGCTTAGTTCAAGAGTGATGGGATCAAGGCTTGCCGTCGCTTCGCCTACGTCACCGTAGTCGATGATGACAGCGGACCCATCTGCTGACACGAGAACGTTCTCCCCATGCATGTCGCCATGGGTGCAACACCATCTGGTTTGGATCGGTGCTTTCTCAAACTCTCCTACCCATTCCAGATCGTATTGCCGCAGCACGACTTCAAGGCGTTCGTCCTTCAGCAGACGGCTCCGGATCTCCTGCACGGTGCGTCGGGATTGATTGACCCCTTGGCCCCACTGTCGGGTGCCTCTTTCGACGCTACGTACTGCCGCTCTCGCATGGTCAGGAACTCCAGTGGCCGCCTGGAACGCCGTCTCGTCAAAGCCTGCCGCCAGGCCATAAAAAACCCCGGCCGAAGTCTTCGCCCCGGCCTCCAGCGTAATCAGCTTGCGCGGCGTGGCTCTAGGTTCGAGGCGCGCCACGTCGTTGTCAAAGCGTCTGCCCTCATCGACAACATCCTCTATTGAACCAATCTTTGCAACCGCATCATGCACCGGTGCGCCCTGCGCGTTCGTCACGCGCAGCCGGAGTACCTTCGCTCCTGACAATCCTCCAAGCAAAGATGTGACGACGCGCGCGCCACCATAGCGTCTCGCAAAGATTCGGATTAGGCGGTCATCTTGTGTGCTCAGGTCTACACCGCTACGGTCAAGCTCCACGTCAGCGAGAGTATCTATCGACTGCAGGCTCGCTTGTATGATCCCGGGGAAGCTGTCGAACTTGTACTTGGGCAGGAAATCCACCGTCCGTACGTTGCGGTTCTCTCCCCAGACATCCACCTGCCGGGCACTGCCAAGCAGCTCCGGAATGAAGTCTTCCGCCGGTGATCCGGTCAGCACTACAACAGGCGTACCGCTTGCTATGGTTTGCGCCCTTCTGAAGACGGCAAAGCCGTGCTGAGAGTCGACATCTAGAGCCCCGTCTGTGGCCGGAATCTTCAGATCGAGAATGATGATGTCGAAGAACGAGGCGGCCAACAATGCCAGAGCCGCGTCTCTGCTCTGCGCAACTTGGACAGTGGCACCCGGTGACAGGCCTCTCAGTACCTCTTGGATCGCTCCGATGAAGTCTGGGTCGTCCTCGACAACCAAAACGTAGGCGGTCATCGCTCCCACCTTAGCTCGTACTTGGTCCCGCCGTCGGACGCTGCCTCCAGCGTCACCATGCCCCCAAGTGCTTCGATAGCCGAAAGCGCGATGGGAAGCCCGAATCCGCTATGACCCTTCTTCGTCGTCTTGCCGACGCCGAGGACCGCTTCTAAGGGTGCCGAGAGCCCAGGCCCTCGATCCAGTACCGCCACCCAGTAGTCCACATCGGTTTCACCCCAGGTGACCACGACCGGCGGGGACGAGTGCTTGCTGGTCCCCACCGACACCGCTTCGATGGCGTTGCGGAGTCCGTTGCAAATGGCAAATCGCAACAGCGCAGCGTCACTGACCAGCAGCAGCGGTTGCGGACCGTGCAGCGCAATGTTGTCGGCGGCCTCGGAAAACTCTGTGTTGACAATCTCATTGATGAGCGCTGCCAGATCAAACTCGGCAGGCTTCGGCGTTGCCGACGCCTTCCGCAACTGCTCGATTGCGGCAAACACCATCTGGAGCGTGACGATGTGGTTTTTCGTCCGCGAGCGCTCGTAGTCCGGAACCTCGCGGGACGCCGCATAGGCAAGCAGGCCAATGGGCGACGCAAGCTCGTGAAGGAGCAGGCCTGCTATCCACTCTGCGGCGCGAGCCTGAATCTGACGCCGGCTGCGCAGCGATTCCTCCGTTTCGTCCGACACCGGGACTTCCGCTGTAGGAACCGCGTTGGTCAACCGTGCCACAGCGCGGTCAAGGCTGCTCCGTGCGTAAGAGTCAGCCTCGTTCGCACGAGCTGAGCGCAGCGCGGGTAGGTCATCCACCTGGGCATCGCGCACCAAAACGCGGGCCGCCCTTCGACGCAGGTGCGTCGATCCCGATGCCAGCTGTTGTAGTGCTTCGTCCCTGTTCACGTGCTCTTGTGCCGTCCATAGAAGGACCGCCTCTTCTCAAACGCCTGCAGGCCTCCTTCCATGACGGAGGTAATGGCTTGCACAACCGCCGGTGTTTCCAAGCTGGCAGAGGCGAGCGGGAATCCTCGCTTCCCATCTGACCCGAGCTGCACTACGTGATTCGCACCCCCCAGCACTGGAATGTTGGCGTTGTGAGAAGTGAAGATGATCTGGCCCGCCGGGTCGCGTGCTAGCACCGACAGGATCAAGGTGTCAGCGATGAATGCGTTGTCGATGTGATCTTCAGGCTGGTCCACGATCAGCATCCGATCCGTGTGTCGCAAGACGATAGGCAATACGACCGTACAGCGCTGACCCGTGGACAGCTCGCTGATGTCTTTGTAGTCGGCTCCGTCAAGCAATTGGAAGTCAACAAGATCCTCAACACTTGCGGTGCCAAGGGCACCAAGATCGGCTTCGCGTAGATGTGCAAGAAGCCTGGCCGTACGATCCAGTGTGATTCCGGTCGCGTCTGCTATGAAAGCAACGTCGTCCAACTCCGCTGCTTCCAGCAACTCGCGTGGGCTGATCTTCTTCGCCAAGGCCGGTGCAAGGTCGCCATAGCGCAAGCCACTCCCCTTCAGTGCGTCGGCGATGGCGGAGCTGAAGGAGTCGAACTGACCCGCCTGGCTGACCGCGATGCGAATCCGGGGGGCGAGAACCTTGTTCAAGTTGTTGGCGACTAACGCCCTGGCCTTGAAGCGGGCGTCGCGGAGCTCTTCCAGCCGGTCCAGTACCGTCCCTCGCTTTCCAACTAGAGTCGCGAGGTCGGTCGTTCTCTGCGCGAGCAAAGTCCTCAGCGCCTCGAGCTGCGCCTTTCGTTCGCGAAGCTGTTGGCCCTGGCGTGCAATGTTGCCGGCCCCAGCCTGAAGCGCTTCAAGTTCCTTCCGCAGCTGACGTGCGCGATCTTCGGATGCGAGGCGTGCTGTGTTTCTCAAGTCCGACACAGTGCCAACATCGGCCTCGGCTTGGCCCAACTCTTCCAAGGCAATCTTTAGGTGGACTTGCGCTTTTGCGATACGGGCTTGAACAGCTGCCAGCGGATCGGCGTCGGCACTCCCAGGCCACTGCTCTGTTCGCGGCACATCCCCGGCCGCTGCTGCGATCGCCGACCGCCAGCGAACGAGGCCTTGCTTGAACCGCTCGAGAACTGCCTGACCAACAGACTTCGTTGACATGTCAGCCGCAAGCGCATCGAGTTCATGCTTACGCTTGGCGGCCTCCGCCGACAGCGCCGAAAGCTGCTGCTCTGAAGGGGCTAACTTCACCAGCTCTGCATCGATGGCCGGAATCTCGGCAACGCGACGCTGCAGCTCCTCGATTTCGCGCCTCAGCGTTGCCGACTGTGCCGTCAATGAGCGTGCCTCGGCCGCAGCGTCGCTCTCTGCCGCGCTGTCGGTTGCCACCCCGGAAAATCCACTGAGGAGGCCGAGGCGTCCGCTGGCTTGGAGCCCGACACTCTCGATCTCCGTCTGTGAGAACACGAGCGGGGCGACGTACGGCTCCGACGCGCGCGGTTTTGGGTCAGACGCAGTGCGACTAACCACCACCTTTCGGTTGCCGTCAGAAATAGTAAGGGTGACTTGGCCATTGCCAAGAACCGAAAGCGCATGGTCAAAACTGCGCCGGCTGGTTTCCGGCGTGTGGCCTTTGACATCCAGACAGAACTTGACGAGTTCAATTAGCGATGTCTTGCCGGTCCCGCGGGCGCCGATAACAACGTTCAAACCAGGCGAGAACGCAACGTCAAGGCCATCCAGGAAGCCTTCTTCGATCTGAACGCGTTCAATGTACATGTGCCAGTTTCTCCGCGCTACTGCGTGTGTCCGCCGATCTAGTAGTCAAGCTGACTTCTCTCCGATTCATTTGGTACTCCGTTCAAGGCAGCGCCTTCACCCCGACGTTCACCGGCACCAGCGTCATCGAATCGTGCCGAAGATGTCGATGACCTTGACATGTATCGGCCTAGGCAATCATGGGTATGCAACGCCATCGTCAGCCAAGGTCTCGACTCTGGCGAAGAGTAGGTCTGCATTCCCATTGTGCCCTGCGCATCGGATGACGCAGCGGAGCCGGCTACCGACCCTCGTCTGGTGCTGATGGATCGATGAGAGGCGCCGCCGAGCTGCCCACGGTGAACGACCGGACCGCAGTCGAAAGCAGCCCTTCAGCTTAACGACGTCGAACGACGGCTCCCGCTGCATCGCAGACGTTCCACCAAAGGAGACTCCACAGCAGACATGCATGCATCTCGCCCGCTAAAGCCTCAGCCCATTACCCCCTAGCTATACTCCGCCGGTCACTCCCATCAATGGGGTGACCGGGATTGGCGTCCCGAGCAGCTCCGCGATGTCCCTGGAGACCATCATGGTCAAGTCTGCTCGTGCTCGCGATACTCCCCGCAACGTCTCCACTCGCGTCAAGCGAGCTCCCGTCGAGAAGGACAACATCTTCTCCGACCCCGAACCTGTCCCGCGGCACACCCTCTGCTCCAATGGCTTGGACCTGCGCCTCGACGCCGCGGCCTTCCTCTGCTGCGTGGAGGAACTTCATCGCAGACTGCGCGACTTGGAAAGACAGCCTCTCCCCAGCCGCGTCCCAGTCGGCGCCGAATTCAACGCAATGGTGACCAACACGCGCACCTTGTTATCGCTCTATGCCGAGTTCGGGTACCAGCTCGCGAGGCTCGAAGTCAGCGCTGTCGATCAGCCCCCTCACACTTGATGCCGACCGCCCGTTGCGTCTACACGGAGCCAGCGAGTAAACCGGTCTCGCTACGCGCCAGTGGGCACCTCCGCCCGACATGGCCCACACGTTGCTAAACCCAAGCCAATGATCGAAAATTTTCTTCCCTTGCACCACAATGTAATTTTCTTTACATCCCCCGCACCCTGAACGGGCGAGTCCCCCCCAACCTCACCGCATGCCGGCCCCCTCCGCAGCCACCACCGTCGCCCAGCGCATCGCCCAGGCCTTGCCGCAGCTGACCCCGTCGCACCGCCAGGTGGCCGACTACGTGCTCGAGCGCCCGCTGCAGGTCGCCACCTTGCCCATTGATGAGCTGGCAACCGCGGTCGGCGTCTCGGTCGCCACCGCCAATCGCTTCGCCCGCGCCCTCGGCTTCGACGGCTACGCAAGCTTCCGCGCCGAACTCGTTCGCGGCTTCGAGCCCTTGGTCGCCCCCGTCGAGCGCTTGCGCGGCAACCTCGCCCGCCCCTCGACCATCACAGAGGTATTCGCCACGGCGCTGGAAGAAAGCCAGAGCAACATCGGCGCGACGCGCCAGGCCCTGGACCCCGCCTCCTGCGAAGCCGCAGTGGCGCGCGTGCTCGGCGCCCGCACCGTCTTCATCGCCGGCTTCGGCGCCAGCGCCTGGCTCGCGGGGCTGCTGCACCACGGCCTGGATGCCTACTGCGCCGACGTGCGCCTGCTGTCCTCGGTCAGCGGCGTCACGCACGGCGCGCGCGCGTTGTCGCGCGGCGGGCCGCAGGACCTGCTCGTGGCCTTGACCTTCCCCCGCTACCTGACCGACACCGTGGCCCTGACCGGCCTCGCGCGCAGCCAGGGCGTCGGCGTGCTGGCGCTGACCGACCGGCCCAGCTCGCCGATCGCGCCGCTGGCCGACGTGGCCCTCTACGCGCAGACCGAAACCCGGTATCGTCCCAATTGCGAGACCAGCGTGCTGGCGCTGATCGAGGCCCTGACGAGTGCGGTGGCCCTGCGCGCCCCGCAGGCGTACCAGGCTGCCAGCAAGGTGGTCCATGCCGTGATGCCCTGGCTGCACGGCGCGCAAGGCCTGCGAGCCGCGAACACGCCGAAAATGAAGCAGAGGCCGGCGCCGCGCGCGCCGGCCGGAAAGAAGAAGACCCGATGAGAACGACACCCGTCATTGCCATCCACGGCGGCGCCGGCACCATCAGCGCCGCGGCGCTGGACGCCGGTGCGGCCCAGCCCTACCACGAGGCGCTGCGCGCCATCGTGCACGCCGCCCAGGCGCTGCTGCTCGGCGGCGCCTCCGCGCTCGACGCGGTCTGCCTCGCGGTCGAGATGCTGGAAGACTGCCCCTTCTTCAATGCCGGGCACGGCGCGGTCTTCACGCACGCGGGCACGCACGAGCTCGACGCGGCGGTGATGAATGGCGCCGACCTGCGCGCCGGCGCGATCGCCTGCGTGAGCCACATCCGCCGCCCGGTGCGCGCCGCCCGCGCCGTGCTGGAAGACGGCGCCCATGTGCTGCTGGCCGGTGCCGGCGCCGAAGCCTTCGCACGCGAGCGGGGGCTGGAGATGGTCGAGCCGTCCTACTTTTCCACCGAGATGCGGCGCGCTCAGCTGGAGCGTGCGCAGGCGGCCGGCCGCATCGTGCTCGACCACGACGGCACCGCGAATTCCAACGCGCCGCTGGACGAGGGCCGCAAGTTCGGCACCGTCGGCGCCGTGGCGCTCGACCTGCAGGGCCACCTGGCGGCGGCCACCTCGACCGGCGGCATGACGAACAAGCGCGTCGGCCGCGTCGGCGATTCGCCGCTGATCGGCGCCGGCACGTATGCCGACGACAAGCGCGCCGCGGTGTCCTGCACCGGCAGTGGCGAGATGTTCATCCGGGCGGCGGCGGCCTACGACGTGTGTGCGCGCATGCGCTATGCGGGCCAGTCGCTGGCACAGGCGGCGCAGGCGGTCGTGATGCAGTCGCTGCCGTCGATTGGCGGCAGCGGCGGGCTGATCGCGGTCGATCGCAGCGGCAATGTCTGCATGCCCTTCAATACCGAAGGCATGTACCGCGGGCATGCGCGCGGCACCGAGGCGCCGCAGACGGCGATTCATCGATGAGACGTCCGGTGCCCTCACCCCAGCCCTCTCCCGGAGGGAGAGGGAGCAAGTCCGCATTGCTGCGGCGCCCAGGTACGGGGCTTGTCCGATGAGCGCCGTCACCCTGCCCTCTTCCGCGGCCGGCACTGCGATGCAGATGCCCGAGCAACGCGTGCTCGAGGTCGATGGCCTCACGGTGCGCTTCTCGACCTCGGAGCGCACGGTCGACGCGGTGCGCAAGCTGAGCTTTCACGTGGACCGCAGCGAGACGCTGGCCATCGTCGGCGAGTCGGGCTCGGGCAAGTCGGTCACCTCGCTCGCGCTGATGCGGCTGGTCGAATACGGCGGGGGGCGCATTCTCGATGGCCGCATGGCCTTCCGGCGGCGCGACGGCCGCGTGCTCGACCTGGCGAAGGCCAGCGACGGGACCATGCGCGGCATCCGCGGGGCCGACATCGCGATGATCTTCCAGGAGCCGATGACATCGCTGAACCCGGTGTTCACGGCCGGCGACCAGATCGCGGAAGCCATCGCCATCCACCAGGGCAAGGACCGCGCCGCATCGCGCGCCGAGGCGCTGCGCATGCTGGAGCTGGTGCGCATCCCCGAGGCGCGCAGCGTGCTGCAGCGCTACCCGCACCAGCTCTCCGGCGGCATGCGCCAGCGGGTGATGATCGCGATGGCGCTATCGTGCCGGCCCTCGCTGCTGATCGCCGACGAGCCCACCACCGCGCTCGACGTCACCATCCAGGCGCAGATCCTGCAGCTCATCCGCGAGCTGCAGGCCGAGATGCACATGGGCGTGGTCTTCATCACGCACGACATGGGCGTGGTGGCCGAGGTGGCCGACCGGGTGCTCGTGATGTACCGCGGCGACAAGGCCGAGGCCGGCCCTTCGGAGCAGGTGTTCGCGGCGCCGCGGCACCCGTACACGCGCGCCCTGCTCTCCGCCGTGCCGCAGCTGGGCGCGATGCGCGGCACCGATCTGCCGGCGCGCTTCGAGCTGCTGCAGGTCGACGCGGCGGGCGGAAGCGTCAGCGTGAGCGACCGCAGCCCGCAGGACACGGTGCGCCGCGACCTGCCGCCGATCCTTCGCGTGAAGAAGCTGGTGACGCGCTTCGACCTCAAGAGTGGGCTCTTCGGCCGCGTCACGCGGCGGGTGCACGCGGTGGAAGGCATCAGCTTCGACCTGCATGCAGGCGAGACGCTGGGGCTGGTGGGCGAGTCGGGCTGCGGCAAGTCGACCACCGGCCGCTCGCTGCTGCGCCTGGTCGACAGCCAGGGCGGCGAGATCGAGTTCAAGGGCCGCAACGTGCTGGCGCTGCCGCAGGGCGAGCTGCAGGCGCTGCGGCGCGACATCCAGTTCATCTTCCAGGACCCCTTCGCGTCGCTGGACCCGCGGCTCACGGTGGGCTTCTCGATCATGGAGCCGCTGCTGGTGCACCGCGTGGCCAGCGGTGCCAAGGCGCAGGCGCGGGTGCGCTGGCTGCTCGAAAAGGTGGGCCTGCCGGCCGATTACGCCGAGCGCTATCCGCACGAGTTCTCCGGCGGCCAGCGCCAGCGCATCGCGATCGCGCGCGCGCTCGCGCTCGACCCGAAGGTCGTGGTGGCCGACGAATCGGTGTCGGCGCTGGACGTGTCGATCCAGGCGCAGATCGTCAACCTCATGCTCGACCTGCAGCGCGAGCTGGGCGTGGCCTTTCTCTTCATTTCGCACGACATGGCGGTGGTGGAGCGCATCAGCCACCGCGTGGCGGTGATGTACCTGGGCCAGATCGTCGAGATCGGCCCACGCCGCGCCATCTTCGAGAACCCGCAGCACGCCTACACGAAGCGGCTGATGGCCGCGGTGCCAGTGGCCGACCCGGCGCGGCGCACGCAGAAGCGCCCGCTGCTGCAGGGCGAGGTGCCGAGCCCGGTGCACCCGGTGGGCTACCAGCCCTCGGTGGCGCCGCTGGTCGAAGTCGGCCCCGGACATTTCGTGGCGCGGCATCCGATTGCCGGCGGTTTTTAATTTTTCAAAGGAGTCTTCGCATGAACAAGCGTCTTACCCGAATCGCAGCCGCCCTCGCGCTGGCCGGTCTTGCCATGTCGGCGCAGGCGGCCAAGGACGTGGTCGTGGCCGTGCAGTCCAACTTCACGACCACGGACCCCTACGATGCCAACGACACGCTGTCGCAGGCCGTCGCCAAGTCTTTCTACCAGGGCCTCTACGGCTTCGACAAGGACATGAAGATGGTGCCGGTGCTCGCCACCGGCCACACGGTGAGCAAGGACGGGCTGGTCTACACGGTCAAGCTGCGCACCGGCATCCAGTTCCATGACGGCACGCCCTTCAACGCCGAAGCCGTGAAGGCGAACTTCGACCGCGTGACCAACCCCGAGAACAAGCTCAAGCGCTACAACCTCTACAAGAACATCGCGAAGACCGAGGTGGTCGATGCGAGCACGGTGCGCTTCACGCTCAGCGAGCCCTTCTCGCCCTTCATCAACAACCTGGCGCATCCGTCGGCGGTGATCATCTCGCCGGCAGCGCTCGCCAAGTTCGGCAGCAAGGGCATCGCGCAGAACCCGGTGGGCACTGGCCCGTTCAAGTTCGTCGAGTGGAAGTCCACCGACTATTTGAAGGTTGCCAAGTTCGACGGCTACTGGAAAAAGGGCTACCCGAAGGTCGACACCATCACCTTCCGGCCGGTGGTCGACAACAACACGCGCGCCGCGATGATGCAGACCAACGAGGCGCACTTTGCCTTCCCGATGCCGTACGAGGCCGCGGAAACGCTGAAGAGCAAGCCCAGCCTCGAGGTGAACAGCGCACCGTCGATCATCCAGCGCTACATCTCGATGAACGTGCAGCAGAAGCCCTTCGACAACCCGAAGGTGCGCCAGGCCATCAACTACGCGATCAACAAGGAAGCGCTGGCCAAGGTCGCCTTCTCCGGCTACGCCGTCCCGGCCGAGGGCGTGCTGCCCAAGGGGCTCGAGGGTGCGGCGAAGCTCGGCCCGTGGCCGTACAACCCAGCCAAGGCGCGCGAGCTGCTGAAGGAGGCGGGCTACCCGAACGGCTTCGAGAGCACGCTGTGGTCGGCCTACAACTACACGACGGCGCAGAAGGTGATCCAGTTCGTGCAGCAGCAGTTGGCGCAGGTCGGCGTCAAGGTGCAGGTGCAGGCGCTCGAGGCCGGCCAGCGCGTCGAGCGCGTCGAAAGCGCGCAGGACCCGGCCACCGCGCCGGTGCGCATGTACTACGTGGGCTGGTCCTCCTCCACCGGCGAGGCCGACTGGGGGCTGCGCCCGCTGCTGGCCTCGGAGTCGTTCCCGCCGCGCCTCTTCAACACCGCGTACTACAAGAACGACGAGGTCGACGCCGACATCAAGAAGGCGCTGGTCACGACCGATGCCGCAGCCAAGGCCAAGATCTACGCAGATGCGCAAAAGCGCATCTGGGACGACGCGCCCTGGGCCTTCCTCGTCACCGAGCAACTCCTGTCGGTGCGGGCGCGCAACCTGAACGGCTTCTACGTGATCCCGGACGGCAGCTTCAACTTCGACGAAGTCGAGCTGAAGTGATCCTGCAAGCGGCACGTCCATGACCCAGTATGTTCTGAAGCGCCTGCTGGGTTTGCTGCCCACGCTGCTGATCGTGGCGGTGCTGGTGTTCCTGTTCGTCCACATGCTGCCCGGCGACCCGGCGCGGCTGGCGGCCGGGCCGGACGCCAGCCCCGAGACGGTGGCGCTGGTGCGCGCGGACCTCGGCCTCGACAAGCCGATGCCGCAGCAGTTCCTCAACTTCTTCACCAACCTGCTGCAGGGCGACTTCGGGCGATCGCTGCGTTCGAAGCGGCCGGTGTCCACCGAGATCGCCGAGCGCTTCATGCCCACGCTGCTGCTCACCCTCACCAGCATGGCCTGGGCAGTGGTCTTCGGGATGACGATCGGCATCACCTCCGCGGTGTACCGCAACCAGTGGCCCGACCGGATCGGCATGACGCTGGCGGTCTCGGGCATTTCCTTCCCGGCCTTTGCGCTGGGCATGCTGCTGATGCAGGTCTTCTCGGTGCAGCTCGGCTGGCTGCCCACGGTCGGCGCCGATTCGTGGCGCCACTACATCCTGCCCTCGATCACGCTGGGCGCGGCGGTGGCGGCGGTGATGGCGCGCTTCACCCGTGCTTCCTTCGTCGAGGTGATCCAGGAAGATTTCGTGCGCACCGCGCGCGCCAAGGGCGTGTCGGAAAAGTGGGTGGTGCTCAAGCACTGCCTGCGCAACGCGCTGATCCCGGTGGTCACGATGATGGGGCTGCAGTTCGGCTTTCTGCTGGGCGGCTCGATCGTGGTCGAGGCGGTGTTCAACTGGCCGGGCCTCGGGCGCCTGCTGGTGGATGCGGTGGACATGCGCGACTACCCGGTCATCCAGACGCTGGTGCTGCTGTTCTCGCTCGAGTTCATCCTGATCAACCTGGTGGTGGATGTGCTGTACGGCTTCATCAATCCCACCATCCGCTTCAAGTGACAGTGACACAAGTGACAGGCGATGAGCACACCTCCTGCTGAACCCGTTCCCGCCGTGGCCGAGCAACCGATCGCCGCAATCGCCGCGTCTTCTCGCGTGCGCACGCCATGGACAGAGTTCTGGCGCAAGTTCCGCATGCAGCATGTGGCGATGGGCGCCGGCATCTTCGTGCTGCTGCTGGTGGCCGTTGCCATCCTCGCGCCGTGGATCGTGCCGTACGACGCCGAGAACTTCTTCGACTACGACAAGCTGAATACGGGCCCTTCGGCGGCCCACTGGTTCGGCGTCGATCCGCTGGGCCGCGACATCTTCAGCCGCATCCTGATGGGCGCGCGCATCTCGCTGGCCACCGGCTTCCTGTCCGTGGTGCTGGGCGCCATCGCCGGCACCCTGCTGGGGCTGCTGGCCGGCTACTACGGCGGCTGGTGGGACCGCATCGTGATGCGCATCTCCGACGTGCTCTTCGCCTTTCCCGGCATCCTGCTGGCGCTGGGCGTGGTCGCCATCCTCGGCAGCAGCATGACCAACGTGGTGGTGGCTGTCTCGGTGTTCAGCGTGCCGGCCTTCGCGCGGCTGGTGCGGGGCAACACGCTGGCGCTGAAGAACCTCACCTACATCGAGGCCACGCGCAGCATCGGCGCGAGCGACCGCACCATCCTGCTGCGCCACATCCTGCCGGGCACCATCTCCTCCATCGTCGTGTACTTCACGATGCGGCTGGGCACGTCGATCATCACGGCGGCGAGCCTCAGCTTCCTCGGCATGGGCGCGCAGCCGCCGATGCCGGAATGGGGCGCGATGCTGAACGAGGCGCGCGCGGACATGGTGAATGCGCCGCACGTGGCGCTGTTTCCGTCGCTGGCGATCTTCTTCACGGTGCTGGCCTTCAACCTGCTGGGCGACGGCCTGCGCGACGCACTCGACCCGAAGATCGACCGCCTGTAGCCATGGCGCCGGCCGTTCCACGCATCGGCGCCCTGCCATCGGGCCGCCGAGACGCCATCACCGACGTGGCCGGCGTCACGGTGGGCCATTGCACGCTCGACGAGGGCGACGTGCAGACCGGCGTGACGGTGGTGTGCCCGCATGCGGGCGACCCCTATCTGCAGCGCGTGCCCGCCGGGGTCGCGGTGCTC
Protein-coding regions in this window:
- a CDS encoding dipeptide ABC transporter ATP-binding protein, with amino-acid sequence MSAVTLPSSAAGTAMQMPEQRVLEVDGLTVRFSTSERTVDAVRKLSFHVDRSETLAIVGESGSGKSVTSLALMRLVEYGGGRILDGRMAFRRRDGRVLDLAKASDGTMRGIRGADIAMIFQEPMTSLNPVFTAGDQIAEAIAIHQGKDRAASRAEALRMLELVRIPEARSVLQRYPHQLSGGMRQRVMIAMALSCRPSLLIADEPTTALDVTIQAQILQLIRELQAEMHMGVVFITHDMGVVAEVADRVLVMYRGDKAEAGPSEQVFAAPRHPYTRALLSAVPQLGAMRGTDLPARFELLQVDAAGGSVSVSDRSPQDTVRRDLPPILRVKKLVTRFDLKSGLFGRVTRRVHAVEGISFDLHAGETLGLVGESGCGKSTTGRSLLRLVDSQGGEIEFKGRNVLALPQGELQALRRDIQFIFQDPFASLDPRLTVGFSIMEPLLVHRVASGAKAQARVRWLLEKVGLPADYAERYPHEFSGGQRQRIAIARALALDPKVVVADESVSALDVSIQAQIVNLMLDLQRELGVAFLFISHDMAVVERISHRVAVMYLGQIVEIGPRRAIFENPQHAYTKRLMAAVPVADPARRTQKRPLLQGEVPSPVHPVGYQPSVAPLVEVGPGHFVARHPIAGGF
- the gsiB gene encoding glutathione ABC transporter substrate-binding protein GsiB, which produces MNKRLTRIAAALALAGLAMSAQAAKDVVVAVQSNFTTTDPYDANDTLSQAVAKSFYQGLYGFDKDMKMVPVLATGHTVSKDGLVYTVKLRTGIQFHDGTPFNAEAVKANFDRVTNPENKLKRYNLYKNIAKTEVVDASTVRFTLSEPFSPFINNLAHPSAVIISPAALAKFGSKGIAQNPVGTGPFKFVEWKSTDYLKVAKFDGYWKKGYPKVDTITFRPVVDNNTRAAMMQTNEAHFAFPMPYEAAETLKSKPSLEVNSAPSIIQRYISMNVQQKPFDNPKVRQAINYAINKEALAKVAFSGYAVPAEGVLPKGLEGAAKLGPWPYNPAKARELLKEAGYPNGFESTLWSAYNYTTAQKVIQFVQQQLAQVGVKVQVQALEAGQRVERVESAQDPATAPVRMYYVGWSSSTGEADWGLRPLLASESFPPRLFNTAYYKNDEVDADIKKALVTTDAAAKAKIYADAQKRIWDDAPWAFLVTEQLLSVRARNLNGFYVIPDGSFNFDEVELK
- the gsiC gene encoding glutathione ABC transporter permease GsiC, giving the protein MTQYVLKRLLGLLPTLLIVAVLVFLFVHMLPGDPARLAAGPDASPETVALVRADLGLDKPMPQQFLNFFTNLLQGDFGRSLRSKRPVSTEIAERFMPTLLLTLTSMAWAVVFGMTIGITSAVYRNQWPDRIGMTLAVSGISFPAFALGMLLMQVFSVQLGWLPTVGADSWRHYILPSITLGAAVAAVMARFTRASFVEVIQEDFVRTARAKGVSEKWVVLKHCLRNALIPVVTMMGLQFGFLLGGSIVVEAVFNWPGLGRLLVDAVDMRDYPVIQTLVLLFSLEFILINLVVDVLYGFINPTIRFK
- the gsiD gene encoding glutathione ABC transporter permease GsiD → MSTPPAEPVPAVAEQPIAAIAASSRVRTPWTEFWRKFRMQHVAMGAGIFVLLLVAVAILAPWIVPYDAENFFDYDKLNTGPSAAHWFGVDPLGRDIFSRILMGARISLATGFLSVVLGAIAGTLLGLLAGYYGGWWDRIVMRISDVLFAFPGILLALGVVAILGSSMTNVVVAVSVFSVPAFARLVRGNTLALKNLTYIEATRSIGASDRTILLRHILPGTISSIVVYFTMRLGTSIITAASLSFLGMGAQPPMPEWGAMLNEARADMVNAPHVALFPSLAIFFTVLAFNLLGDGLRDALDPKIDRL
- a CDS encoding isoaspartyl peptidase/L-asparaginase family protein, coding for MRTTPVIAIHGGAGTISAAALDAGAAQPYHEALRAIVHAAQALLLGGASALDAVCLAVEMLEDCPFFNAGHGAVFTHAGTHELDAAVMNGADLRAGAIACVSHIRRPVRAARAVLEDGAHVLLAGAGAEAFARERGLEMVEPSYFSTEMRRAQLERAQAAGRIVLDHDGTANSNAPLDEGRKFGTVGAVALDLQGHLAAATSTGGMTNKRVGRVGDSPLIGAGTYADDKRAAVSCTGSGEMFIRAAAAYDVCARMRYAGQSLAQAAQAVVMQSLPSIGGSGGLIAVDRSGNVCMPFNTEGMYRGHARGTEAPQTAIHR